A genomic segment from Sander vitreus isolate 19-12246 chromosome 3, sanVit1, whole genome shotgun sequence encodes:
- the LOC144512690 gene encoding extracellular calcium-sensing receptor-like — protein MLGGIFSFHSSWINRQDTYTQKPLPLECTSLNFRGFQYSQAMLFAIEEINNSTELLPGISLGYKIYDVCGSIARGVRVTLALANGNEVLSSLSAPCTRPAQVQAIMGETSSSPCMAIATVIGPFHIPMISHFATCACLSDKTKYPSFLRTIPSDYYQSRALAQLVWHFGWTWVGAIRTNDDYGNNGMAIFTENAQHLGICLEYSVSFFRTDPPEKIQKIIYMIKASTSKVIVAFLSHMDMDVLIHELSNHNLTGYQWVGSESWIFDSQIAAMDINHILDGAIGLSIPKAHVSGMREFMLDVKPLNSSSNEMFSEFWETLFNCKFKQSKSSSRNQKECTGHEDLTGVQNSFTDMSLMPIFNNVYKGVYAVAHALHNILSCNKTCNNKVQLDPLTTLQHIKKIQFKTKEGDEVYFNENGDPAAKYEIINWQPTEHGIVDFVTVGLYDASLPADEQLNLQNNSLTWAQNSQQVPLSVCSEKCPPGTRKVLQKGKPVCCYDCLRCAEGEISNITDSITCVRCHPEFWSNEQRDACVKKEAEFLSYEEIMGALLTAASLFGTCITAVVAFIFFRYRKSPIVRANNSELSFLLLFSLTLCFLCSLTFIGRPSEWSCMLRHTAFGITFVLCISCVLGKTIVVLMAFRATLPGSNVMKWFGPAQQKLSVVGFTLIQVIICILWLTISPPFPFKNFDEFKHKIILECALGSAVGFWAVLGYIGILAMLCFILAFLARKLPDNFNEAKFITFSMLIFCAVWITFIPAYVSSPGKFSVAVEIFAILASSFGLLFCIFIPKCYIILLKPEKNTKKNMMGKEAPKSF, from the exons ATGCTGGGGGGAATCTTCTCTTTCCACAGCAGCTGGATAAACAGACAGGACACCTACACGCAAAAGCCACTGCCATTGGAATGCACCAG TTTGAATTTCAGAGGTTTCCAGTATTCCCAGGCTATGCTCTTCGCCATAGAGGAGATTAATAACAGCACAGAACTACTGCCTGGTATCTCTCTGGGCTATAAGATCTATGATGTCTGTGGCTCCATTGCCAGAGGTGTGAGGGTTACACTGGCCTTGGCTAATGGTAATGAGGTATTATCTTCACTCTCTGCCCCATGTACCAGACCTGCCCAAGTGCAGGCCATTATGGGAGAGACTTCTTCCTCTCCTTGCATGGCTATAGCTACTGTCATTGGACCCTTTCATATCCCAATG atCAGCCACTTTGCTACTTGTGCTTGTCTAAGTGATAAAACCAAGTACCCATCCTTCCTCAGGACAATACCCAGTGACTACTACCAGAGTAGAGCCCTGGCCCAGTTGGTGTGGCACTTTGGTTGGACTTGGGTGGGAGCTATTAGAACAAATGATGATTATGGTAACAATGGCATGGCCATATTCACAGAAAACGCCCAGCATCTGGGAATCTGTCTGGAGTATTCTGTATCTTTCTTTAGAACAGATCCAccagaaaaaatacaaaagataATTTACATGATCAAGGCATCCACTTCCAAGGTGATTGTCGCTTTCCTCTCCCACATGGATATGGATGTGCTAATTCATGAGTTGTCCAACCACAACCTGACTGGGTACCAGTGGGTAGGCAGTGAGAGCTGGATCTTTGATTCCCAAATTGCAGCCATGGATATTAATCACATTCTGGATGGTGCCATAGGCCTGTCCATCCCCAAAGCACATGTCAGTGGTATGAGAGAGTTCATGTTGGATGTGAAACCGCTCAATTCATCTAgtaatgaaatgttttcagaGTTTTGGGAGACATTATTTAACTGTAAGTTCAAACAGTCAAAATCTTCATCAAGAAATCAGAAAGAATGTACTGGCCATGAAGATCTGACTGGAGTGCAAAACAGCTTCACAGATATGTCGCTCATGCCTATCTTTAACAATGTCTATAAAGGAGTGTATGCTGTGGCTCATGCACTTCATAATATTCTCAGCTGTAACAAAACCTGTAACAACAAGGTGCAGCTAGATCCATTAACG ACTTTACAGCACATAAAAAAGATTCAGTTCAAAACTAAGGAAGGAGATGAGGTTTACTTTAATGAGAATGGAGACCCAGCAGCAAAGTATGAAATTATAAACTGGCAGCCAACAGAACATGGCATTGTGGACTTTGTCACAGTTGGTCTTTATGATGCATCTTTACCTGCAGACGAACAGCTGAATCTGCAAAATAATTCTTTAACTTGGGCACAGAACTCACAACAG GTGCCTTTGTCAGTTTGCAGTGAGAAATGTCCTCCAGGAACTCGCAAGGTTCTTCAGAAAGGAAAGCCTGTTTGCTGCTATGACTGTTTAAGATGTGCAGAGGGAGAAATTAGCAACATTACAG ATTCCATCACCTGTGTGCGATGCCACCCTGAGTTCTGGTCAAATGAGCAAAGAGATGCTTGTGTGAAGAAGGAGGCAGAGTTTCTATCATATGAAGAGATTATGGGAGCGCTGCTCACTGCAGCATCCTTATTTGGAACATGCATCACTGCTGTTGTGGCATTCATTTTCTTCAGATACAGGAAATCTCCTATTGTCAGGGCCAACAACTCTGAGCTGAGCTTCCTGCTGCTCTTCTCCTTGActctgtgtttcctgtgttcTCTGACCTTCATAGGCCGGCCCTCTGAGTGGTCCTGCATGCTGCGACACACAGCATTCGGCATCACCTTTGTCCTCTGTATCTCTTGTGTTCTGGGGAAAACTATAGTGGTGTTGATGGCCTTCAGGGCCACACTTCCAGGTAGTAATGTCATGAAATGGTTTGGGCCTGCACAGCAGAAACTCAGTGTTGTGGGTTTCACTCTTATACAAGTTATCATATGTATTCTCTGGTTAACAATTTCACCTCCTTTTCCATTTAAGAATTTTGATGAATTTAAGCACAAAATCATCTTAGAGTGTGCTCTGGGCTCAGCTGTTGGTTTTTGGGCTGTACTTGGGTACATAGGAATCCTGGCCATGTTATGTTTCATTCTTGCTTTTCTGGCCCGGAAACTGCCTGATAATTTCAATGAAGCCAAATTTATCACCTTTAGCATGCTGATATTCTGCGCAGTATGGATCACTTTTATCCCAGCGTATGTCAGCTCTCCTGGGAAGTTCAGCGTTGCTGTGGAGATATTTGCTATTCTGGCCTCCAGTTTTGGACTgctcttttgtatttttattccaaaatgttATATTATCTTATTGAAACCTGAGaagaatacaaaaaagaatATGATGGGGAAGGAGGCACCAAAATCATTTTGA
- the LOC144512697 gene encoding extracellular calcium-sensing receptor-like, with protein MLGGIFSFHTSWKARHDTYRQKPLPLECTSLNFRDFQFAQAMLFAIEEINNSTDVLPGISLGYKIYDVCGSIARSVRYALALTNGNEVLSALTEAPCTRPAQVQSIIGDTSSSPCMAIATVIGPFHIPMISHFATCACLSDKTKYPSFLRTIPSDYYQSRALAQLVWHFGWTWVGAIRTNDDYGNNGMATFTETAQHLGICLEYSVSFFRTDPPDKIQKIIDIFKASTSKVIVAFLSHMDMDVLIQELSNHNLTGYQWVGSEGWISDSQIAAMDRHHILDGAVGLSIPKAHVSGMREFILDVKPLNSSSNEMFPEFWETLFSCKFKQSKSSAGNQKECTGHEDLTGLQNSFTDMSLMPIFYNVYKGVYAVAHALHNILSCNKTCNNKVQLDPFTILQHIKKIKFITKEGDEVYFNENGDPAAKYEIINWQPTEHGIVDFVTVGLYDASLPADKQLNLQNKSLIWAHNSQQVPLSVCSEKCLPGTRKVLQKGKPVCCYDCSRCAEGEISNITDSITCVRCHPEFWSNERRDACVKKEAEFLSYEEIMGALLTAASLFGTCITAVVAFIFFRYRKTPIVRANNSELSFLLLFSLTLCFLCSLTFIGRPSEWSCMLRHTAFGITFVLCISCVLGKTIVVLMAFKATLPGSNVMKWFGPTQQKLSVVGFTLIQVIICILWLTISPPFPFKNFKEFKDKIILECALGSAVGFWAVLGYIGLLAILCFILAFLARKLPDNFNEAKFITFSMLIFCAVWITFIPAYVSSPGKFSVAVEIFAILASSFGLLFCIFIPKCYIILLKPEKNTKNNIMGKAAPKSF; from the exons ATGTTGGGGGGAATCTTTTCTTTCCACACCAGCTGGAAAGCCAGACATGACACCTACAGGCAAAAGCCATTGCCACTGGAATGCACAAG TTTGAATTTCAGAGATTTCCAGTTTGCCCAGGCTATGCTCTTTGCCATAGAGGAGATTAATAACAGCACAGACGTACTGCCTGGTATCTCTCTGGGCTATAAGATCTATGATGTATGTGGCTCCATTGCCAGAAGTGTGAGGTATGCACTGGCCTTGACTAATGGTAATGAGGTGTTATCTGCACTCACCGAGGCACCATGTACCAGACCTGCGCAAGTTCAGTCCATTATTGGAGATACCTCCTCGTCTCCTTGCATGGCTATAGCTACTGTCATTGGACCCTTTCATATCCCAATG aTCAGCCACTTTGCTACTTGTGCTTGTCTAAGTGATAAAACCAAGTACCCATCCTTTCTCAGAACAATACCCAGTGATTACTACCAGAGCAGAGCCCTGGCTCAGTTGGTGTGGCACTTTGGTTGGACTTGGGTGGGAGCTATTAGAACAAATGATGATTATGGCAATAATGGCATGGCCACTTTCACAGAAACTGCCCAGCATCTGGGCATCTGTCTGGAGTATTCTGTATCTTTCTTTAGAACAGATCCACCAGACAAAATACAAAAGATAATTGACATTTTCAAGGCTTCCACTTCCAAGGTGATTGTCGCTTTCCTCTCCCACATGGATATGGATGTGCTAATTCAAGAGTTGTCCAACCACAACCTGACCGGGTACCAGTGGGTAGGCAGTGAAGGCTGGATCTCTGATTCTCAAATTGCAGCCATGGATAGGCATCACATTCTAGATGGTGCTGTAGGCCTGTCCATCCCCAAAGCACATGTCAGTGGCATGAGAGAGTTCATTTTGGATGTGAAGCCGCTCAATTCATCTAGTAATGAAATGTTTCCAGAGTTTTGGGAGACATTATTTAGCTGTAAGTTCAAACAGTCAAAATCTTCAGCAGGGAATCAGAAAGAATGTACTGGCCATGAAGATCTGACTGGATTGCAAAACAGCTTCACTGATATGTCGCTCATGCCTATCTTTTACAATGTCTATAAAGGAGTGTATGCTGTGGCCCACGCACTTCATAATATTCTCAGCTGTAACAAAACCTGTAACAACAAGGTGCAGCTAGATCCATTTACG ATTTTACAGCACATAAAAAAGATTAAGTTCATAACAAAGGAAGGAGATGAGGTTTACTTTAATGAGAATGGAGACCCAGCAGCAAAGTATGAAATTATAAACTGGCAGCCAACAGAACATGGCATAGTGGACTTTGTCACAGTTGGTCTTTATGATGCATCTTTACCTGCAGACAAACAGCTGAATCTGCAAAATAAGTCTTTAATTTGGGCACATAACTCACAACAG GTGCCTTTGTCAGTTTGCAGTGAGAAATGTCTCCCAGGAACTCGCAAGGTTCTCCAGAAAGGAAAGCCTGTCTGCTGCTATGACTGTTCCAGATGTGCAGAGGGAGAAATAAGTAACATTACAG ATTCTATCACATGTGTGCGATGCCACCCTGAGTTCTGGTCAAATGAGAGAAGAGATGCTTGTGTGAAGAAGGAGGCAGAGTTTCTATCATATGAAGAGATTATGGGTGCGCTGCTCACTGCAGCATCCTTATTTGGAACATGCATCACTGCTGTTGTGGCATTCATTTTCTTCAGATACAGGAAAACTCCTATTGTCAGGGCCAACAACTCTGAGCTGAGCTTCCTGCTGCTCTTCTCCTTGActctgtgtttcctgtgttcTCTGACCTTCATAGGCCGGCCCTCTGAGTGGTCCTGCATGCTGCGACACACAGCATTCGGCATCACCTTTGTTCTCTGTATCTCTTGTGTTCTGGGGAAAACTATAGTGGTGTTGATGGCCTTCAAGGCCACACTTCCAGGTAGTAATGTCATGAAATGGTTTGGGCCTACACAGCAGAAACTCAGTGTTGTGGGCTTCACTCTTATACAAGTTATCATATGTATCCTCTGGTTAACAATTTCTCCTCCTTTTCCATTTAAGAATTTTAAGGAATTCAAGGACAAAATCATCTTAGAGTGCGCTCTGGGCTCAGCTGTTGGTTTTTGGGCTGTACTTGGGTACATAGGACTTCTGGCCATCTTATGTTTCATTCTTGCTTTTCTGGCTCGAAAACTGCCTGATAACTTCAATGAAGCCAAATTCATCACCTTTAGCATGCTGATATTCTGTGCAGTATGGATCACTTTTATCCCAGCGTATGTCAGCTCTCCTGGGAAGTTCAGTGTTGCTGTGGAGATATTTGCTATTCTGGCCTCCAGTTTTGGACTgctcttttgtatttttattccaaaatgttATATTATCTTACTTAAACctgagaaaaatacaaaaaataatataatgggGAAGGCGGCGCCAAAGTCATTCTGA